From Camelina sativa cultivar DH55 chromosome 20, Cs, whole genome shotgun sequence, the proteins below share one genomic window:
- the LOC104771464 gene encoding structure-specific endonuclease subunit slx1-like, protein MTRLLSRTFPSVKLRDTNPKAPVLKILKNPQTEVSISPSSSQQSQENLKIPNPKSWSVYLILSTNEPIKTYVGITTDFARRLKQHNGEIRGGAKASSAGRPWLCACIITGFTCLSQAASFESKWKIFSRKLPRRKKDEEMSQSDALLLHRRRALDKVEESLECSHLETDWKI, encoded by the exons ATGACGAGGTTGCTATCTAGGACGTTTCCGTCCGTGAAGCTCCGCGATACCAACCCCAAAGCTCCGGtcctcaaaattttgaaaaatccACAAACCGAAGTCTCgatttcaccatcatcttcgcAACAATCGCAAGAGAATTTAAAAATCCCCAATCCCAAATCCTGGTCCGTTTATCTCATTCTCTCCACAAACGAACCCATCAAAACATATGTTGGCATCACCACAGATTTTGCTCGCCG GTTAAAGCAGCACAATGGTGAAATCAGAGGTGGTGCAAAAGCTTCAAGTGCTGGAAGACCATGGCTTTGTGCTTGTATCATCACTGGATTCACTTGTTTAAGCCAAG CTGCCTCGTTTGAATCGAAATGGAAGATCTTCTCAAGAAAGTTACCACGGAGAAAGAAAGATGAGGAGATGAGTCAGAGTGATGCTTTGCTTCTACACCGGAGGAGAGCATTGGATAAAGTCGAGGAATCACTTGAATGCAGCCATCTTGAAACTGATTGGAAAATCTAA
- the LOC104771465 gene encoding uncharacterized protein LOC104771465, with protein sequence MVLGLRTKSRKDNGVFVEYVVSIKELKPWPTSQVPAQCVLLKWENGENNSGSFIAVVGKDTIMFNESFRLTLTLEPKVGADNKFHKNLLELQVYDAKKKDKGVKNKLLGTASVNLADFGVLTNSVPVGAPFTFKKSSRNDASSEIYLTVEPAGEEDYDEGNRSSCSSQPKMSFSRRSGEGSEFSLASLTDDDDDASSVSSSTRRVSFSAMCDANSTQNTEAVMNGDEKKGWKHVTLKHSNNEAALVSEIENLLREEERKRQSNQVVVEIDQKQKDDTNAFQLKKQFSEIKSGPLTLPPDAARKQMKLRTNTLALGRKTLGMEGIPRLKQLKSIQLHFDGAKDDSHKKAIGVSNKVGLSSQEPRTETLEDELKESVAVEAAVYSVVAEHSSSMSKVHAPARRLARFYLHACKGNGSDHSKRASAARAAVSGMILVSKACGNDVPRLTFWLSNSIVLRAMLSRGMEKMKIVPEKSSSDEWEDPRAFLAALEKFESWIFSRVVKSVWWQSMTPHMQSAAVKGSISRKVSGKRRLGHRNQGLYAIELWKNAFRAACERLCPLRGSRQECGCLPMLAKLVMEQLISRLDVAMFNAILRESAAEMPTDPVSDPISDINVLPIPAGKASFGAGAQLKNAIGTWSRWLEDQFEPREDKSGRNKDEDSNNNEKPESENFRLFHLLNSLGDLMMLPFKMLADKSTRKEVCPTLGPPIIKRVLRNFVPDEFNPHRIPRRLFDVLNSEASTEEDNGCITIFPCAASPTVYLMPSTDSIKRFIGELNNPSLSESGSSVFKKQYTSDDELDDLDTSINSILSAPGTTNSSEWMPKGYGRRKTVRYQLLREIWKEDGLQ encoded by the exons atggtGTTGGGTCTTCGAACAAAGAGTCGTAAAGACAATGGAGTGTTCGTTGAGTATGTAGTCTCAATCAAGGAGCTAAAACCATGGCCAACAAGCCAAGTCCCTGCACAATGCGTCCTTCTCAAATGGGAAAACGGCGAAAACAACTCAGGCTCTTTCATCGCGGTCGTGGGCAAAGACACGATCATGTTCAACGAGTCCTTTAGGCTAACATTAACGTTAGAACCCAAAGTTGGAGCCGACAACAAGTTCCACAAGAATCTTCTTGAACTTCAAGTCTACGACGCGAAAAAGAAAGACAAGGGTGTCAAGAACAAGCTTCTTGGCACGGCCTCGGTCAACCTCGCTGATTTCGGCGTGTTGACCAACTCAGTCCCCGTGGGAGCTCCGTTTACTTTCAAGAAAAGCTCGAGGAATGATGCTAGCTCCGAGATTTACCTAACCGTTGAGCCGGCTGGAGAGGAGGATTACGATGAAGGAAATCGGAGTAGCTGTTCGTCGCAGCCGAAGATGAGCTTCTCGAGAAGATCTGGAGAAGGTAGTGAGTTTAGTTTGGCGTCGTTGAcagacgacgatgatgatgctTCATCAGTGTCTTCTTCAACACGGCGAGTTTCTTTCTCAGCTATGTGTGATGCTAATTCCACG CAAAATACAGAGGCGGTAATGAACGGAGATGAGAAGAAAGGTTGGAAACATGTAACGCTAAAGCACAGCAACAATGAAGCAGCACTCGTCTCCGAGATTGAGAATCTactgagagaagaagagagaaagagacagagcAATCAAGTGGTCGTTGAGattgatcaaaaacaaaaggatGATACAAATGCCTTTCAGCTCAAGAAACAGTTCTCTGAGATCAAATCTGGTCCTTTAACGTTACCTCCCGATGCAGCGAGAAAACAGATGAAACTTCGGACAAACACTCTTGCCTTAGGAAGAAAGACTCTAGGAATGGAAGGTATCCCAAGACTTAAACAGCTTAAGTCTATTCAGTTGCATTTTGACGGAGCCAAAGATGATAGTCACAAAAAGGCGATTGGAGTGAGCAACAAGGTAGGTTTATCTTCGCAGGAGCCTAGAACAGAGACGCTTGAAGATGAGCTGAAGGAATCTGTAGCTGTTGAAGCAGCTGTTTACTCTGTGGTCGCTGAGCACAGTAGCTCTATGAGTAAGGTTCATGCTCCAGCTCGTCGTCTCGCTAGGTTTTATCTTCATGCTTGTAAAGGAAATGGCTCAGATCATTCTAAGAGAGCCAGTGCAGCTAGAGCCGCGGTTTCTGGAATGATATTGGTTTCTAAAGCATGTGGAAATGATGTTCCAAG GTTAACATTTTGGCTATCAAACTCGATTGTGCTTAGAGCAATGTTAAGCCGTGGTATGGAGAAAATGAAGATTGTCCCTGAAAAATCCAGTTCAGATGAATGGGAAGATCCTCGAGCATTTCTAGCGGCTTTGGAGAAGTTCGAGTCTTGGATATTTTCCAGAGTTGTTAAATCAGTTTGGTGGCAG AGTATGACACCGCATATGCAATCTGCAGCGGTTAAAGGATCTATCTCGAGGAAAGTTTCGGGAAAAAGACGGTTAGGTCATAGGAACCAGGGACTCTATGCTATAGAGCTATGGAAGAATGCCTTTAGAGCTGCCTGTGAAAGACTTTGTCCACTAAGAGGTTCAAGACAAGAGTGTGGTTGTCTACCTATGCTTGCTAAACTG gTGATGGAACAGTTAATTAGTAGACTTGATGTAGCAATGTTCAATGCGATACTCCGTGAGTCAGCGGCTGAAATGCCAACAGATCCTGTCTCTGATCCAATCAGTGACATAAATGTTCTTCCAATTCCAGCAGGAAAAGCAAGTTTTGGAGCAGGCGCACAGCTAAAAAACGCG ATTGGAACTTGGTCCAGATGGCTTGAGGATCAATTTGAACCAAGGGAGGACAAATCTGGTAGGAACAAAGATGAAGATAGCAATAATAATGAGAAGCCAGAAAGTGAAAATTTCAGACTGTTCCATTTACTCAACTCCTTAGGCGATTTAATGATGCTGCCATTCAAAATGCTTGCAGACAAATCCACAAGAAAAGAG GTTTGTCCAACACTTGGTCCACCAATTATAAAGAGAGTTCTTCGAAACTTTGTCCCAGATGAGTTTAACCCGCACAGAATTCCAAGAAGACTATTCGATGTTCTGAATTCCGAG GCTTCAACAGAAGAAGACAATGGATGCATCACAATCTTTCCTTGCGCTGCATCCCCCACTGTCTACTTAATGCCGTCTACAGATTCCATAAAACGCTTCATAGGAGAGCTGAACAATCCGTCTTTATCTGAATCCGGATCATCAGTATTCAAGAAACAATACACAAGTGACGATGAGCTTGATGACTTAGATACGTCTATTAACTCTATATTATCTGCTCCTGGAACAACCAATTCGTCAGAGTGGATGCCGAAAGGATATGGACGCAGAAAGACTGTAAGATATCAGCTCCTTAGAGAAATATGGAAGGAAGATGGATTACAATGA
- the LOC104771467 gene encoding uncharacterized protein LOC104771467: protein MSDTLENPVINLKLLIDEDKSKVVFVEAGKDFVDILFSFLTLPMGTIVRLIEMNQQLQSPGIGCFNNIYASVVSMSIKHFRTEACKQMLLYPGSLNHEKCQNLKMRIDDSEPTKCFMCPMFVRSGQCSKRYSNFNNSRCSCGNLMDEVLQFQGEGGGASVGNGVDHASFIITDDLKVEVTSVGLTLAVLKDLGYTDCNKLVERIQDVNIKEVATLLECLFTSDTPLTDTFLKKKSSYGMKRIHKMLTPGIHEDREESKADQMVTLNAHVRKKEGNILFVECGEDFVDLLFTFLAIPLESVWGIVSNGTILGCIGNLCRSFKELSVVDSGREAKSVLPHYYKCQKQLLDVVTTHKPPTYYSYVSFSVDHFREYSLSENSDKPVVYEWDKLVPVISLDPKCEGDSNTTDESTTPSGGFMKRGTKFMVTDDLIITPSNSTSTIGLLKEKQIRLDAVEVQVIIIKREEAIRLLEASLVTFSALSTSLLAVESASTSVPQS, encoded by the exons ATGTCAGATACTTTGGAGAATCCGGTGATTAACTTGAAGCTACTCATAGATGAAGATAAAAGCAAGGTTGTATTCGTTGAGGCGGGTAAAGATTTTGTCGATATACTCTTTAGTTTTTTGACATTGCCAATGGGAACGATTGTTAGATTGATAGAGATGAATCAGCAGTTACAGTCACCAGGAATAGGCTGTTTCAACAATATCTATGCAAGTGTTGTGAGTATGTCCATTAAGCATTTCAGGACAGAAGCTTGTAAACAAATGCTTTTGTATCCTGGAAGTTTGAATCATGAGAAATGTCAAAATCTTAAGATGAGAATAGATGATTCTGAGCCTACAAAGTGTTTCATGTGCCCTATGTTTGTACGAAGCGGGCAATGTAGTAAAAGGTATAGCAATTTTAATAACTCGAGATGTAGCTGTGGGAATTTGATGGATGAAGTGTTACAGTTTCAAGGAGAAGGAGGTGGAGCTAGTGTAGGAAATGGTGTTGATCATGCTTCATTCATAATCACTGATGATTTGAAAGTGGAAGTTACCTCTGTTGGGTTAACACTTGCTGTTCTTAAAGATCTTGGCTACACAGATTGCAATAAGTTGGTTGAGAGGATTCAAGACGTCAATATCAAAGAG GTAGCTACTTTGCTGGAGTGTTTATTCACATCGGATACGCCACTGACCGATACATttctgaaaaagaaaagctCATATGGTATGAAGAGGATTCATAAAATGCTGACCCCTGGCATCCATGAAGATAGAGAGGAATCAAAAGCTGACCAAATGGTTACATTAAATGCTCATGTTAGGAAGAAGGAAGGGAACATTCTGTTTGTTGAATGTGGCGAAGACTTTGTTGATCTTCTCTTCACCTTTCTTGCTATACCTCTCGAATCTGTATGGGGAATAGTCAGCAATGGAACCATCCTTGGATGCATTGGAAACTTGTGCAGAAGCTTTAAGGAGTTGAGTGTTGTTGATTCAGGAAGAGAAGCTAAAAGTGTACTTCCTCATTACTACAAGTGTCAGAAGCAGCTGCTCGATGTTGTCACTACACATAAGCCACCAACTTACTACAGTTATGTTTCCTTCTCTGTGGATCATTTTCGAGAGTACAGTTTGTCTGAAAACTCTGATAAGCCAGTTGTTTACGAGTGGGATAAACTCGTGCCCGTGATCTCGCTCGATCCAAAATGTGAAGGTGATAGTAACACTACTGATGAGTCAACAACACCTAGTGGTGGATTTATGAAGAGAGGGACAAAGTTTATGGTAACTGATGATTTGATCATCACACCTTCGAATTCAACCTCAACCATTGGATtgctaaaagaaaaacagatcaGATTAGACGCTGTTGAGGTTCAAGTTATCATCATTAAGAGAGAAGAG GCCATTAGGTTATTAGAAGCTTCATTAGTGACATTCTCTGCCTTGAGCACTAGTCTTCTAGCCGTGGAATCAGCTTCAACAAGTGTACCTCAAAGCTGA
- the LOC104771466 gene encoding nuclear transcription factor Y subunit gamma-like codes for MAEDQETPIRPEFPIGRVKKIMKLDKDINKINSEALHLITYSTELFLHFLAEKSAVVAVEKKRKTVSLDHLRTAVKRHQPTSDFLLDSLPLPSQPVRHTKTASDKIAPPTPPVGTRRIDDFFSKGKAKVADSA; via the coding sequence atggCGGAAGACCAAGAAACACCAATTCGACCGGAGTTTCCAATCGGAAGAGTGAAAAAGATTATGAAACTCGACAAAGACATCAACAAAATCAACTCAGAAGCTCTTCACCTAATCACCTACTCAACTGAGCTCTTCCTTCACTTCCTCGCCGAGAAATCAGCGGTCGTAGCGGTGGAGAAGAAGCGTAAGACTGTTAGTCTCGATCATTTGAGAACCGCCGTGAAAAGACACCAACCTACTTCCGATTTCTTACTCGATTCGCTTCCCTTACCGTCTCAGCCTGTACGACATACCAAAACTGCTTCCGACAAGATAGCTCCGCCAACGCCGCCTGTTGGGACTCGccgtattgatgattttttcaGTAAAGGGAAGGCCAAGGTTGCTGATTCAGCATAG
- the LOC104771468 gene encoding uncharacterized protein LOC104771468, whose protein sequence is MSPIVLTQLATGISVLAGAVFIKSVMDQKPMAGGGQFPRCPTCNGTGRVACFCSRWSDGDVGCRRCSGSGRAACSNCGGSGTGRPLPAQLTVQPPPNRPY, encoded by the coding sequence ATGAGTCCGATCGTCCTAACCCAGTTAGCCACAGGTATCAGCGTTTTAGCCGGTGCGGTATTTATCAAATCGGTCATGGACCAAAAACCTATGGCTGGTGGTGGTCAGTTCCCTCGTTGTCCGACTTGTAACGGTACAGGACGAGTCGCTTGTTTCTGTTCTCGATGGTCGGATGGTGACGTTGGATGTCGTAGGTGTTCTGGTTCGGGTCGTGCGGCTTGTAGCAATTGTGGTGGTTCTGGAACAGGCAGACCTTTACCCGCTCAGCTTACGGTTCAGCCACCACCGAACCGTCCTTATTGa